The Gemmatimonadaceae bacterium genome has a segment encoding these proteins:
- a CDS encoding DUF4440 domain-containing protein — protein MPTRASIRRLANAASAILLLVIASACRYAKVAERPFDPQEIRAAEGAVIKALEAPDPLAWVDHYTDDAVLLEAGSPPVAGRDQLLEMARGMTPLSHVVITASHTEGHGPLAYAYGTASWINGRPPAAGTSTRVRMVMVWRRDASGRWRIAQEVLVPEDAR, from the coding sequence ATGCCTACGCGCGCTTCAATCCGCCGCCTCGCGAACGCCGCTTCCGCCATCCTGCTGCTCGTGATCGCGAGCGCCTGTCGCTACGCGAAGGTCGCCGAGCGCCCATTCGATCCGCAGGAGATCCGCGCGGCTGAAGGCGCCGTCATCAAGGCGCTTGAAGCGCCGGATCCCCTGGCCTGGGTCGATCACTACACCGACGATGCCGTGTTGCTGGAGGCTGGTTCGCCACCGGTTGCCGGACGGGACCAACTGCTGGAGATGGCGCGCGGCATGACGCCGCTGTCGCATGTCGTGATCACCGCCTCGCACACCGAAGGCCACGGCCCGCTGGCGTATGCGTACGGCACGGCCTCGTGGATAAACGGGCGACCACCGGCTGCGGGGACGTCGACGCGGGTACGCATGGTCATGGTGTGGCGCCGAGACGCGAGCGGTCGCTGGCGCATTGCGCAGGAGGTGCTCGTCCCGGAGGATGCGCGTTAG
- the msrA gene encoding peptide-methionine (S)-S-oxide reductase MsrA, whose protein sequence is MPRLPRRLTALLLLAPASIAAAQPAKPTVAPAATLDTAVFAGGCFWGVEAVFEHLKGVKQVVSGYAGGSLVNPDYEYVSSGRTGHAESVRVIFDPRVIGYDTLLDVFFRVAHDPTELNRQGPDIGTQYRSAIFTTSPAQQAAAKAAIAQLTAAKVYRKPIVTEVKPLDKFYDAERYHQNYLYTHTDQPYIVYNDLPKLDALKKQFGALWEDTKGK, encoded by the coding sequence ATGCCCCGACTTCCGCGCCGCCTCACCGCCCTGCTCCTCCTCGCCCCGGCCTCCATCGCCGCCGCCCAGCCCGCGAAGCCCACGGTGGCACCAGCTGCCACCCTCGACACCGCCGTCTTCGCCGGCGGCTGCTTCTGGGGCGTCGAAGCCGTCTTCGAACACCTCAAGGGGGTGAAGCAGGTCGTCTCCGGCTACGCCGGGGGCTCGCTGGTCAACCCCGACTACGAGTACGTGAGCTCGGGGCGCACCGGCCACGCCGAATCGGTGCGCGTGATCTTCGACCCACGCGTCATCGGCTACGACACGTTGCTCGACGTCTTCTTCCGCGTGGCGCACGACCCCACCGAACTCAATCGCCAGGGGCCCGACATCGGCACGCAGTATCGCTCGGCGATCTTCACCACCTCACCGGCGCAGCAGGCCGCGGCCAAGGCGGCCATCGCCCAGCTCACCGCCGCCAAGGTCTATCGCAAGCCCATCGTGACCGAGGTCAAGCCGCTCGACAAGTTCTACGACGCCGAGCGGTATCACCAGAACTACCTGTACACGCACACCGACCAGCCGTACATCGTGTACAACGATCTGCCCAAGCTCGACGCGCTCAAGAAGCAGTTCGGCGCGCTCTGGGAGGACACGAAGGGCAAGTAG
- a CDS encoding N-acyl homoserine lactonase family protein, translating into MSLVPSARRLAPIAGLTALVAASAHAQAPVADVSLARLECGTNQPPTDVGQRFSDTYAYNGLKVQLVYSCYVIRHGDDVLVWDTGFPKGNTPTAPKASLTEMLPQLGVTPAQVKFVGLSHSHGDHIGQASLFPQATLLVGKADWEVLSDAKVTPNQTPIAPWLSGGSKVEPLTADKDVFGDGSVIILNMPGHTPGHRSLLVKLKGMGNVLLTGDLAHFHENYDSNGVPSFNTDRAATLASLDRFKQIAKNLKATVIIQHDQRDISKLPLFPAMAK; encoded by the coding sequence ATGTCTCTCGTGCCGTCCGCTCGCCGCCTCGCCCCCATCGCCGGCCTCACCGCCCTCGTCGCGGCCAGCGCCCATGCGCAGGCCCCCGTCGCCGACGTGTCGCTCGCGCGCCTCGAGTGCGGCACCAATCAGCCGCCCACGGACGTCGGCCAGCGCTTCTCCGATACCTACGCCTACAACGGGCTCAAGGTCCAGCTGGTGTACAGCTGCTACGTCATCAGGCATGGCGACGACGTGCTCGTCTGGGACACGGGCTTCCCCAAGGGCAACACTCCCACGGCGCCCAAGGCAAGCCTCACCGAGATGCTGCCCCAGCTGGGCGTAACGCCCGCACAGGTCAAGTTCGTGGGATTGAGCCACTCGCACGGCGATCACATCGGGCAGGCGAGTCTCTTCCCGCAGGCTACGCTCCTCGTGGGGAAAGCCGACTGGGAGGTGCTGTCGGATGCCAAGGTCACGCCCAACCAGACGCCCATCGCCCCCTGGCTGAGCGGCGGCAGCAAGGTGGAACCGCTCACCGCCGACAAGGACGTCTTCGGCGACGGCTCGGTGATCATCCTCAACATGCCGGGCCACACGCCGGGGCATCGGAGCCTGCTCGTGAAGCTCAAGGGGATGGGCAACGTGCTCCTCACCGGCGATCTCGCGCACTTCCACGAGAACTACGACAGCAACGGTGTTCCGAGCTTCAACACCGACCGCGCCGCGACGCTGGCGTCGCTCGATCGCTTCAAGCAGATCGCCAAGAACCTCAAGGCCACGGTGATCATTCAGCACGATCAGCGCGATATCAGCAAGCTGCCCCTCTTTCCGGCGATGGCGAAGTAG
- a CDS encoding sigma-70 family RNA polymerase sigma factor translates to MPLPPTDLTAEQLRLLRAGDASVLAELYHHHAARLVRVARRITQDAGDAEDVVHDVFVGLTDAARHYEPRGRFVSWLVTCTVRTALMRRRAAGRRREVTFEQAWPAGTAPTAASRPDLAAELADVEARLIALPATQRSVISLRLEGFSHAEIAQALGISEGNSRVRLARALEQLIAADVAPPRSSTAQPEPGS, encoded by the coding sequence GTGCCCCTGCCACCCACCGACCTCACCGCCGAGCAGCTGCGCTTGCTGCGCGCCGGGGATGCCTCGGTGCTGGCCGAGCTCTATCACCACCACGCCGCACGGCTCGTGCGCGTGGCGCGCCGCATCACACAGGACGCCGGCGATGCGGAAGACGTCGTTCACGACGTCTTTGTGGGGCTCACCGATGCCGCCCGACACTACGAGCCCCGCGGCCGATTCGTGAGCTGGTTGGTCACCTGCACCGTGCGCACCGCACTCATGCGGAGACGCGCCGCCGGCCGGCGCCGCGAGGTGACCTTCGAGCAGGCGTGGCCAGCCGGCACGGCGCCGACGGCCGCCTCGCGCCCGGATCTCGCCGCCGAGCTCGCCGATGTCGAGGCGCGCCTGATCGCCTTGCCCGCCACGCAGCGCTCCGTGATCAGTTTGCGACTCGAAGGCTTTTCGCACGCCGAGATCGCGCAGGCCCTTGGAATCAGCGAAGGGAATTCCCGCGTCCGCCTCGCGCGCGCCCTCGAACAACTGATCGCGGCCGACGTTGCGCCCCCGCGTTCATCCACCGCCCAGCCGGAGCCCGGTTCATGA
- a CDS encoding L-serine ammonia-lyase, iron-sulfur-dependent, subunit alpha, whose amino-acid sequence MISIFNDVIGPVMRGASSSHCAAALRIGRLARDLMGGELTHVLIEFDTNGSLPATHTSQGSDMGLFGGLLGWDAADARLPMSPTYLAQAGVQAEIRYIDCGDPHPNTYRLALSNGTERHTMIAISTGGGMIEVLEIDGQRVSLDGGARVEINGRVLQPVLPVPSNPGAVLPFRSAAELHAHDAGRDAPLWRYAVEYEMARGNLTEAQVLDLMVDIVRILRRSIAEGIAGTSYTDRLLGHQSGMFAEHMQRGTLLNAGVLNRTVLYTTALMEVKSSMGVIVAAPTAGACAALPASCIAVAEEMQLDETAMARAMLAAGLIGVFIAGPWTFAAEVGGCQAEGGSAAAMAAAALVTLAGGTLTQATGAASMALQSMLGLICDPVAARVEIPCLGKNVIAASNAVSCANMALAGFNAMIPFDEVVGAAASVAERMPREHRCTALGGLATTPTALRLSAELAARARAESRGR is encoded by the coding sequence ATGATCAGCATCTTCAACGACGTTATCGGCCCGGTCATGCGGGGGGCGTCCAGCTCGCATTGCGCCGCGGCCCTCCGCATCGGACGCCTCGCGCGGGATCTCATGGGCGGTGAGCTGACGCACGTGCTGATCGAGTTCGATACCAACGGCTCGCTCCCGGCCACGCACACCAGTCAGGGCTCCGATATGGGGCTCTTCGGCGGCCTGCTCGGCTGGGACGCCGCCGACGCGCGCCTGCCGATGTCTCCCACGTACCTGGCGCAGGCCGGTGTGCAGGCGGAGATCCGCTACATCGACTGTGGCGACCCGCATCCGAATACGTATCGGCTCGCGCTGTCGAACGGCACCGAGCGACACACCATGATCGCCATCTCGACCGGCGGCGGCATGATCGAGGTGCTCGAGATCGATGGCCAGCGCGTGTCGCTCGATGGCGGAGCCCGCGTGGAGATCAACGGGCGCGTGCTCCAGCCAGTGTTGCCGGTGCCGTCGAACCCGGGCGCGGTGCTGCCGTTTCGCAGCGCCGCGGAGCTGCACGCGCACGATGCCGGCCGCGACGCGCCGCTCTGGCGCTACGCCGTCGAATACGAAATGGCGCGCGGCAACCTCACCGAGGCGCAGGTGCTCGACCTGATGGTGGATATCGTGCGCATCCTCCGGCGCTCCATCGCCGAGGGCATCGCCGGGACGTCGTATACGGATCGGCTGCTCGGGCACCAGTCCGGGATGTTCGCCGAGCACATGCAACGCGGCACACTGCTCAACGCGGGCGTGCTCAATCGCACCGTGCTCTACACCACCGCGCTCATGGAGGTGAAGAGCAGCATGGGCGTGATCGTCGCCGCGCCCACCGCCGGTGCGTGTGCCGCGCTCCCCGCGAGTTGCATTGCCGTCGCCGAGGAGATGCAACTGGACGAAACCGCCATGGCGCGCGCCATGCTGGCGGCCGGGTTGATTGGCGTCTTCATCGCCGGTCCCTGGACCTTCGCCGCCGAAGTGGGCGGCTGTCAGGCCGAGGGCGGCAGCGCCGCCGCGATGGCGGCCGCCGCCCTCGTCACCCTCGCTGGCGGCACGCTGACGCAAGCGACGGGGGCCGCAAGCATGGCGCTCCAGAGCATGCTCGGCCTCATCTGCGATCCCGTCGCGGCGCGCGTGGAGATCCCCTGCCTCGGCAAGAACGTCATCGCCGCCAGCAATGCGGTCTCGTGCGCCAACATGGCGCTCGCCGGATTCAACGCCATGATCCCGTTCGACGAAGTGGTGGGCGCCGCGGCGAGCGTCGCCGAACGCATGCCGCGGGAGCATCGGTGTACCGCACTCGGGGGGCTGGCCACGACACCCACGGCGCTGCGGTTGAGCGCCGAGCTGGCGGCCCGTGCGCGCGCGGAGTCGCGCGGGCGTTGA
- a CDS encoding YceH family protein, translated as MNPPLTHVELRVLGSLIEKAATVPDSYPLTLSGLVAACNQLTNREPVMQLDEDTVISAIVTLRRRSLVRAIQPAGSRVTKYLHLLDEALDLDARELALLAVLMLRGPQTSAELHTRTARLADFESGVSLDQVLEALLARDSGSLVVRLARQPGQKEVRYAQLLGGPVTEVAAPAAQERAAPAATAERQALEARVQTLEQEIAALRADFAAFKAQFS; from the coding sequence ATGAACCCACCCCTCACCCACGTCGAACTTCGCGTCCTCGGCTCGCTCATCGAGAAAGCCGCGACGGTGCCCGACAGCTATCCGCTCACGCTCAGCGGATTGGTCGCCGCCTGCAACCAGCTCACCAACCGCGAGCCGGTCATGCAACTCGATGAGGACACCGTCATCAGCGCCATCGTGACCCTCCGGCGTCGCAGCCTCGTCCGTGCCATTCAGCCGGCCGGATCGCGGGTGACGAAGTATCTGCACCTGCTCGATGAGGCGCTCGATCTCGACGCGCGGGAGCTGGCGCTGCTGGCCGTGCTCATGCTGCGCGGTCCCCAGACCTCGGCCGAACTGCATACCCGCACGGCGCGACTCGCCGACTTTGAGTCCGGCGTTTCGCTCGACCAGGTCCTCGAGGCGCTGCTCGCGCGCGACTCAGGCTCGCTGGTCGTCCGCCTCGCGCGCCAGCCTGGGCAGAAGGAGGTCCGCTACGCGCAGTTGCTCGGTGGCCCCGTGACGGAGGTCGCCGCGCCCGCCGCCCAAGAGCGCGCGGCCCCGGCCGCCACCGCCGAACGACAGGCGTTGGAGGCCCGGGTACAGACCCTCGAGCAGGAGATTGCCGCGCTGCGCGCCGACTTCGCGGCGTTCAAGGCCCAGTTCAGCTGA
- a CDS encoding redoxin domain-containing protein, producing the protein MTTSPSAVRDQHPSLADWDAYRRGPQYTHELLTPATTLAAHLERCASCRELVARLEALTAALECDADAAPPGLWSRIAASRASGDRVLLPGQPIDDEDGLDAASMPRDVARSLPSPRAPHRAARRTLLAAGLAAVAALALFRRTPVAEAGIIAGTMTLSPAMPKPGEAVDVRYAAGALFGRPSTLRLRARVRTASASDETGGITVTTLGTLTRTEGNEYRGHFRLPDSIVFAALVVEDTAARAVDDFGGRTWEVLRSTSAGQPSLAALHQRAEDLMGRGWEAGLANVRRMVALYPDSLEAWSWLASFENWMSLANDSTKAVHRTQAARLEQLYTTHGLVHPEKIGRFFWYTRQLDTAANTRWAARLLRAAPTNEFAIQERMLRAMRRAWETGDSVGALAALEAMWPEVPRSRQGQVAGEALSLIPKTDANAVAVQRWLTRAQGESPTIGQDRSAGRVYLRIPSLQRVALAKLRRAAERSTNPAEFTRALTETADAFGRRQFRSRALSDAALGQALATVGERAQAIDILRRAADAAWDPEVFTALANASMAAGDTAFALPHLARVAVDPRTAAERKRSVDALGRARLGAAGWDTMLATQRAELSRRVLAEARPRHVDDVTLPDLQNRTTTLYQLGGGKPLLVVFWSPNCGPAVDALPAIEALGKDLAARGLPMITIVEQPRRDRALDETIARTRFTRPVYLDAGGKASAAFNNWGTPQLYLVDGRGRVQFAPTSDVDEVRVQAEAMLAAKD; encoded by the coding sequence ATGACTACCTCGCCTTCTGCTGTACGCGATCAGCATCCATCGCTCGCCGACTGGGATGCCTATCGCCGTGGTCCGCAGTACACGCACGAACTCCTCACGCCGGCCACGACGCTCGCGGCCCATCTCGAGCGCTGCGCGTCGTGTCGTGAGCTGGTCGCTCGCCTCGAGGCACTCACCGCGGCACTCGAATGCGACGCCGATGCCGCGCCGCCCGGGCTCTGGTCTCGCATCGCCGCGTCACGGGCGAGCGGCGACCGCGTGCTGCTCCCCGGCCAGCCGATCGACGACGAGGATGGTCTCGACGCCGCCTCGATGCCCCGCGATGTGGCGCGTTCGCTGCCGTCGCCGCGCGCGCCACACCGCGCGGCGCGGCGCACGCTCCTCGCCGCCGGTCTCGCCGCCGTCGCCGCTTTGGCGCTCTTCCGCCGCACCCCCGTCGCCGAAGCCGGCATCATCGCCGGCACCATGACGCTGAGCCCTGCCATGCCGAAACCCGGCGAAGCAGTGGATGTACGCTACGCCGCGGGCGCGCTCTTTGGCCGCCCATCCACCTTGCGCCTGCGGGCCCGTGTCCGCACTGCGAGTGCCAGCGACGAAACCGGCGGCATCACCGTCACCACCCTCGGAACACTCACCCGCACGGAGGGCAACGAGTATCGGGGACACTTCAGACTGCCCGACTCCATTGTCTTCGCCGCACTCGTGGTGGAGGACACAGCGGCGCGCGCCGTGGACGACTTTGGCGGGCGCACTTGGGAGGTGCTGCGCAGCACCAGCGCCGGACAGCCGTCACTCGCCGCGCTCCACCAGCGGGCCGAAGACTTGATGGGACGCGGCTGGGAAGCCGGGCTCGCCAATGTGCGGCGCATGGTGGCACTCTACCCCGATTCGCTTGAGGCGTGGTCGTGGCTCGCGTCCTTCGAGAACTGGATGAGTCTGGCCAATGACAGCACAAAGGCCGTGCATCGCACGCAGGCCGCGCGATTGGAGCAGCTCTATACCACCCACGGGCTGGTGCATCCGGAAAAGATCGGGCGCTTCTTCTGGTATACCCGGCAACTCGACACGGCGGCCAACACTCGCTGGGCTGCGCGACTGCTACGCGCCGCACCCACCAACGAGTTCGCCATCCAGGAGCGGATGCTGCGCGCCATGCGGCGCGCCTGGGAGACGGGCGATTCCGTCGGAGCGCTGGCCGCGCTGGAGGCGATGTGGCCTGAGGTACCGCGCAGTCGCCAGGGACAGGTCGCCGGGGAAGCCCTCTCCCTCATCCCCAAGACCGACGCGAACGCCGTCGCCGTACAACGCTGGTTGACACGCGCGCAGGGCGAATCGCCCACGATCGGCCAGGATCGCAGCGCCGGGCGCGTCTACCTCCGCATTCCCTCGCTGCAACGCGTCGCGCTTGCCAAGCTCCGGCGCGCAGCCGAGCGCAGCACGAACCCGGCCGAGTTCACGCGGGCACTTACGGAAACGGCAGACGCCTTTGGCCGGCGACAGTTCCGGTCGCGGGCCTTGAGCGATGCCGCGCTGGGTCAGGCGCTCGCGACCGTCGGCGAGCGCGCGCAGGCTATTGACATTCTGCGCCGTGCCGCCGACGCGGCGTGGGATCCCGAGGTCTTCACCGCTCTCGCCAACGCCAGCATGGCCGCCGGTGACACCGCGTTCGCCCTCCCGCATCTCGCACGCGTCGCCGTCGATCCGCGGACTGCCGCCGAACGCAAGCGCTCCGTCGACGCTCTCGGCCGCGCCCGGCTCGGGGCCGCCGGTTGGGACACGATGCTGGCCACGCAGCGTGCGGAGTTGTCGCGCCGTGTGCTCGCCGAAGCGCGTCCGCGCCATGTCGACGATGTCACGCTTCCCGACCTCCAGAACCGCACGACCACGCTGTATCAGCTCGGTGGGGGCAAACCGCTGCTCGTCGTGTTCTGGTCGCCCAACTGCGGCCCCGCCGTGGACGCGCTCCCGGCGATCGAGGCGCTTGGCAAGGATCTCGCCGCGCGCGGCCTGCCCATGATTACCATCGTGGAGCAGCCGCGGCGCGATCGAGCGCTCGACGAGACCATCGCCCGCACCAGGTTCACGCGCCCTGTCTATCTGGACGCCGGCGGCAAGGCCTCCGCCGCGTTCAACAATTGGGGCACGCCGCAACTCTATCTCGTGGACGGCCGTGGGCGCGTGCAGTTCGCGCCGACGAGCGATGTGGACGAGGTGCGCGTACAAGCCGAGGCGATGCTGGCAGCGAAAGACTGA
- a CDS encoding cytochrome c, with product MTRALVMLGALALLTACGGGSDTTTRGTVHPAPAYPARFALGREASAQEIAAWDLDVNPKGEGLPAGSGTATTGAIVYAAKCASCHGPNGEGIAPNPKLVGREPRNFSFADSVGHVKTIGNYWPYATTLYDYIRRAMPQSAPGSLSADETYGVIAWLLAQNEVIPKDQVIDATSLPKVVMPSRDRFVRDDRKGGPGFR from the coding sequence ATGACGCGCGCCCTCGTCATGCTCGGTGCGCTCGCGCTGCTCACCGCCTGCGGTGGCGGCAGCGACACCACGACGCGCGGCACCGTGCACCCCGCCCCCGCCTATCCCGCGCGCTTCGCCCTCGGGCGCGAGGCCTCGGCGCAGGAGATCGCGGCGTGGGATCTCGATGTGAACCCCAAAGGCGAAGGGCTCCCCGCCGGCAGTGGCACCGCGACAACCGGCGCGATCGTCTACGCCGCCAAGTGCGCTTCCTGCCACGGACCCAACGGCGAGGGCATCGCGCCCAATCCCAAACTCGTGGGGCGAGAGCCGCGCAACTTCTCTTTTGCCGACTCCGTCGGCCACGTGAAGACGATCGGCAACTACTGGCCCTACGCCACCACGCTCTACGACTACATCCGGCGCGCGATGCCACAGTCGGCGCCCGGGTCGCTCTCGGCGGATGAGACGTACGGCGTGATCGCCTGGCTCCTCGCGCAGAACGAGGTCATCCCCAAGGACCAGGTCATCGACGCCACCTCGCTCCCCAAGGTCGTCATGCCATCGCGCGATCGGTTCGTGCGCGACGATCGGAAGGGAGGCCCCGGGTTCCGGTGA
- a CDS encoding amidohydrolase family protein, protein MRMLLATCRAVLATVAAASSVGAQRPAVDVLLTHARIIDVQTGRVTAGRSIATRGDTIIAIVPDARAAQYRAARVIDVAGRYVIPALWDMHMHFGGGPALIEENRALMPLFVAHGIVAVRDAAGDLSPSVFAWRDSVSRGLMEGPRIFTSGPKIEGINSVWPGDMEVDTKAGVDSALDYLQAQHADFVKLTDNTLKPELFRYALGEIRKRGLKSSAHIPVAVPVREAVELGLGSIEHLSYAVRAGAEKAGALAPTDVIAQFDSVNAASVYRLMAQRGTAITPTLNISKTLAWLDRDTHANDAYLQYIGPGLRATYQGRVDRAAQATPEAIARRHANYDFTAARLPMLQAAGVLILAGTDAGFLNSFDYPGIGLHDELELMVQAGLTPLQALRGATINGAIFLNQTSRHGTVAVGKAADLLVLDRNPLADIRATRAMAGLLMRGRYRDRAALDDLLRNAAERVARMPVPRP, encoded by the coding sequence ATGCGCATGCTTCTCGCCACGTGCAGGGCCGTGCTCGCGACCGTTGCGGCGGCATCGTCGGTCGGCGCTCAGCGCCCCGCGGTCGACGTCCTGCTCACCCACGCCCGCATCATCGACGTGCAGACCGGCCGCGTCACCGCGGGGCGGTCCATCGCCACCCGCGGCGACACCATCATCGCCATTGTGCCCGACGCCCGGGCGGCGCAGTATCGCGCCGCGCGTGTCATCGATGTGGCGGGCCGATATGTGATCCCCGCCCTGTGGGACATGCACATGCACTTCGGCGGCGGCCCGGCGCTCATCGAGGAGAACCGCGCCCTGATGCCGTTGTTCGTCGCGCACGGCATTGTCGCCGTGCGGGACGCGGCCGGCGATCTGTCCCCGAGCGTGTTCGCCTGGCGCGACTCCGTGAGCCGCGGGCTCATGGAGGGCCCGCGCATCTTCACCTCCGGACCCAAGATCGAAGGCATCAATTCAGTATGGCCGGGCGACATGGAGGTCGACACGAAGGCCGGCGTGGACAGTGCGCTCGATTATCTGCAAGCGCAACACGCCGATTTTGTGAAGCTCACCGACAACACGCTCAAGCCCGAGCTCTTCCGCTACGCGCTGGGCGAGATCCGCAAGCGGGGGCTCAAAAGCTCAGCGCACATCCCCGTCGCGGTGCCCGTCCGAGAGGCCGTCGAACTCGGGCTGGGTTCCATCGAGCACCTCTCGTACGCCGTCCGCGCGGGCGCCGAGAAGGCGGGGGCGCTAGCGCCGACCGACGTGATCGCGCAATTCGACAGTGTGAACGCCGCGTCCGTCTATCGCCTCATGGCGCAGCGCGGTACCGCCATCACGCCCACCCTCAACATCAGCAAGACGCTGGCCTGGCTCGATCGCGACACGCACGCGAACGATGCGTACCTCCAGTACATCGGCCCCGGCCTGCGCGCGACCTATCAGGGGCGTGTCGATCGAGCCGCGCAGGCCACCCCGGAGGCCATCGCCCGTCGCCATGCGAACTATGACTTTACCGCGGCGCGACTGCCCATGCTGCAGGCCGCCGGCGTGCTGATTCTCGCCGGCACCGACGCGGGGTTCCTCAATTCGTTCGACTACCCCGGCATCGGGCTGCATGATGAACTGGAGCTGATGGTCCAGGCCGGCCTCACGCCACTGCAGGCACTCCGCGGCGCGACGATCAACGGCGCCATCTTTCTCAATCAGACCAGCCGCCACGGCACCGTGGCGGTTGGCAAGGCGGCTGACCTGTTGGTGTTGGACCGCAATCCACTGGCCGATATCCGGGCCACGCGCGCCATGGCCGGCCTGCTCATGCGCGGTCGCTATCGCGACCGTGCCGCGCTCGATGACCTGCTGCGCAACGCCGCCGAGCGGGTCGCGCGAATGCCCGTACCGCGACCGTAG
- the soxC gene encoding sulfite dehydrogenase produces the protein MTPGPSSEQPETPPPPHVHRRTVIGGAAVAAGLALVGSFEQLAAATQPAAQPAAPPPPAPPPSAPADPTKVLGAPTSAISERSPFVTTGRNPIGAVSGSSLTPLHQFSGTITPTDLQFERHHAGVPTIDPATYKLLLHGLVDRPLAFTLDDLMTFPAVSRVYFLECSGNGRLAYKGTKPDLSPQNIDGLFANGEWTGVPVKTLLAEAGVKAGAEWALAEGGDAALLSRSIPVSKLLDDALLVYALNGEPLRPAAGFPARLFLPGWEGNTNIKWIRRLELIREPNMSKDETSKYTDPLPGGKARMFSFEIDAKSIITTPTYPAKVAKPGWVPVRGLAWSGRGRITAVDISTDGGATWTAAELMGTPTAKAAVRFQHLWQWDGKPATLMSRAVDETGYVQPTLAEYRAARGVGTDYHYNHIRAWAVAADGTVTYGGAA, from the coding sequence ATGACGCCTGGCCCCTCCTCCGAACAGCCGGAGACGCCTCCGCCGCCGCACGTCCACCGCCGCACCGTGATCGGCGGTGCCGCCGTCGCGGCCGGTCTTGCACTCGTGGGCTCCTTCGAGCAGCTCGCCGCCGCGACCCAACCGGCCGCGCAACCGGCGGCCCCGCCGCCGCCGGCACCGCCGCCAAGCGCCCCGGCCGACCCCACCAAGGTCCTCGGCGCGCCCACCTCGGCCATCAGTGAGCGCTCACCGTTCGTGACAACGGGGCGCAATCCCATCGGGGCCGTGTCGGGCAGCTCGCTGACGCCGCTGCATCAGTTCAGCGGCACGATCACCCCCACTGATCTGCAGTTCGAGCGCCACCACGCCGGCGTTCCCACGATCGATCCGGCCACCTACAAGCTGCTGCTGCACGGCCTCGTCGATCGCCCGCTCGCGTTCACGCTCGACGACCTCATGACCTTTCCGGCCGTGAGCCGCGTGTACTTCCTCGAGTGCTCCGGCAACGGGCGGCTCGCCTACAAGGGCACCAAGCCGGATCTCTCGCCCCAGAACATCGACGGTCTCTTTGCCAACGGCGAGTGGACCGGCGTGCCGGTCAAGACGCTGCTCGCCGAGGCCGGCGTGAAAGCCGGCGCCGAGTGGGCACTCGCCGAAGGCGGTGACGCCGCGCTGCTGTCGCGCAGCATTCCGGTGAGCAAGCTGCTCGACGATGCGCTGCTCGTGTACGCGCTGAACGGCGAGCCGCTGCGCCCCGCCGCGGGCTTCCCCGCGCGCCTGTTCCTCCCCGGCTGGGAGGGAAACACCAACATCAAGTGGATCCGGCGGCTCGAGCTCATTCGCGAGCCGAACATGTCGAAGGACGAAACGTCGAAGTACACCGACCCGCTCCCCGGCGGCAAGGCGCGCATGTTCTCCTTCGAGATCGACGCCAAGTCCATCATCACCACGCCCACGTATCCCGCCAAGGTCGCGAAGCCGGGCTGGGTGCCGGTGCGCGGTCTCGCGTGGAGCGGCCGCGGGCGCATCACCGCCGTGGATATCTCCACCGACGGCGGCGCGACGTGGACCGCCGCAGAACTGATGGGCACCCCCACCGCAAAGGCCGCCGTGCGCTTTCAGCACCTGTGGCAATGGGATGGCAAGCCAGCCACGCTCATGAGCCGCGCGGTAGATGAAACCGGCTACGTGCAGCCCACGCTCGCCGAGTACCGCGCCGCGCGCGGTGTGGGGACCGACTACCACTACAACCACATTCGCGCGTGGGCAGTCGCCGCCGACGGCACCGTGACCTATGGCGGTGCCGCATGA